In Prochlorococcus marinus str. MIT 1214, one DNA window encodes the following:
- a CDS encoding cob(I)yrinic acid a,c-diamide adenosyltransferase has product MNARVSINAEQRGSSPSKENSLRPIPIRKPLQLVATQGQVQIHTSTFRGSFSIVLSEALRSAGLGSQVLIAQFLRGGVNQGPNGAINLCGRLEWLRPAIETCLPEQISEEHLSLKRKYEEKAIKDLWDFCNVRLTEKKIDKIVLDEIGMAISLGFIEENDLILMINNRPSFTDIILTGPSIPPKVIEMADQITELRCN; this is encoded by the coding sequence ATGCTGAACAGAGGGGTTCATCGCCGTCAAAAGAGAATTCTCTAAGGCCTATACCCATTAGAAAGCCTTTACAACTAGTTGCGACACAAGGTCAAGTTCAAATCCACACTTCTACTTTTAGAGGCAGTTTTTCTATTGTTCTAAGTGAAGCACTTAGATCTGCAGGGTTGGGAAGCCAGGTTTTAATAGCTCAATTCTTGAGAGGTGGAGTCAATCAAGGACCAAATGGGGCAATAAATCTTTGTGGGCGACTTGAGTGGCTAAGACCAGCAATTGAAACATGCTTACCAGAGCAAATATCGGAAGAACACTTATCTTTGAAAAGAAAGTATGAAGAAAAAGCTATCAAGGACCTTTGGGATTTTTGTAACGTGCGTTTAACCGAAAAAAAAATAGATAAAATAGTTCTTGATGAAATAGGAATGGCTATTAGCCTTGGTTTCATTGAAGAAAATGATTTAATTCTAATGATAAATAATCGACCATCATTCACAGATATTATTCTTACAGGACCATCAATCCCTCCTAAAGTAATTGAAATGGCTGATCAAATCACTGAATTACGCTGCAATTAA